In a genomic window of Nitrospirota bacterium:
- a CDS encoding PIN domain-containing protein — translation MRKVLMDTSILVAAMVTSHPEHTKAFRYLRDARQRKFHGIIAAHSLAEIYAVLTSLPVQPRIGPAAAWKLIKENLLGIFEVVPLSKSDYVSVIQRLSSQQISGGTIYDALIAQSAIKAGADQLITLNVEDFKKVTPEKLLHAASS, via the coding sequence ATGAGAAAAGTCCTCATGGACACATCCATTCTTGTGGCAGCTATGGTTACCTCTCATCCGGAACATACAAAGGCATTCAGATATCTCCGTGACGCCAGACAAAGAAAATTCCATGGAATAATAGCCGCTCATAGCCTTGCGGAGATATACGCCGTTCTAACATCTCTACCTGTTCAACCGCGTATAGGCCCTGCGGCTGCATGGAAACTTATAAAGGAAAACCTCTTAGGAATATTCGAGGTTGTTCCCCTGTCAAAATCTGATTACGTATCAGTTATACAAAGACTTTCCAGCCAACAGATATCAGGCGGCACTATCTATGACGCATTGATAGCCCAGTCTGCAATTAAAGCAGGGGCAGATCAGCTCATAACCTTGAATGTTGAGGACTTTAAGAAGGTTACTCCTGAGAAACTATTGCATGCAGCCTCTTCGTAG